From the genome of Azospira restricta, one region includes:
- a CDS encoding phosphoribulokinase: MSARHPIIAVTGSSGAGTTTVSQTFEQIFWRENVHAVFVEGDSFHRYTRAEMVRQTAAADRDGRPAPTHFGPEGNDFEGLEALFKGYAETGRGRYCHYIHDEVEAARFGGEIGGFSAFQDIPEDTDLLLYEGLHGAVQTDTADVARHPDLLIGVVPIINLEWIQKLHRDMNLRGYSREAVTTTILRRMHDYVHYMAPQFSRTHINFQRVPVVDTSNPFIARDIPTQDESFVVIRFANPRGVDFPYLLAMIDGAFMSRANTIVVPGGKMPLAMQLILTPLIWKLVEQGRRIRNGTRG; encoded by the coding sequence ATGTCCGCCCGCCACCCAATCATCGCCGTCACCGGCTCCTCCGGCGCCGGCACGACCACGGTCTCGCAGACCTTCGAGCAGATCTTCTGGCGCGAGAACGTGCACGCCGTCTTCGTCGAGGGCGACAGCTTCCACCGCTACACGCGCGCCGAGATGGTCCGCCAGACCGCCGCCGCCGACCGCGACGGGCGCCCGGCGCCGACGCACTTCGGCCCCGAGGGCAACGACTTCGAAGGGCTGGAGGCGCTGTTCAAGGGCTACGCCGAGACCGGCCGCGGCCGTTACTGCCACTACATCCACGACGAGGTCGAGGCCGCCCGGTTCGGCGGCGAGATCGGCGGCTTCTCGGCCTTCCAGGACATCCCGGAAGACACCGACCTGCTGCTCTACGAGGGCCTGCACGGCGCCGTGCAGACCGACACCGCCGACGTCGCCCGGCACCCCGACCTGCTCATCGGCGTGGTCCCGATCATCAACCTGGAGTGGATCCAGAAGCTGCACCGCGACATGAACCTGCGCGGCTATTCGCGCGAGGCGGTGACCACCACGATCCTGCGCCGGATGCACGACTACGTGCACTACATGGCGCCGCAGTTCTCGCGCACGCACATCAACTTCCAGCGCGTGCCGGTGGTCGACACCTCGAACCCGTTCATCGCCCGCGACATCCCGACGCAGGACGAATCCTTCGTCGTCATCCGCTTCGCCAACCCGCGCGGCGTCGATTTCCCGTACCTGCTGGCGATGATCGACGGCGCGTTCATGTCGCGCGCCAACACCATCGTCGTTCCCGGCGGCAAGATGCCGCTGGCGATGCAGCTGATCCTGACGCCGCTGATCTGGAAGCTGGTCGAGCAGGGGCGCCGGATCAGGAACGGCACGCGCGGCTGA
- a CDS encoding type I glyceraldehyde-3-phosphate dehydrogenase — protein MKKPLRLAINGYGRIGRCFLRALHESPCRDRLQVVAINEPAALESIAYLTRFDSTHGRFPGAVELHGQNLLIDGDTIAVSHETTPEAVDWRGLGIDLVVECSGRYSTRAELQRFIAAGAPRLLLSHPANSAADVDATIVYGINHETLAGSERLVSNASCTTNAVVPVLDLLAREIGIEHVLLTTLHSVMNDQPLADGYHHADLRRTRSAMQSIIPVSTGLARGVERLLPALAGRVQAKAIRVPTANVSAIDMVIDAGRPVTADAVNALLAAATAGPWRKLLAYTAAPHASVDFNHDPHSAIIDGSQTRLAGQHMLNLLLWFDNEWGFANRMLDVACHWRQKIS, from the coding sequence TTGAAAAAACCGCTCCGCCTCGCGATCAACGGCTACGGCCGCATCGGCCGCTGTTTCCTGCGCGCGCTGCATGAGTCGCCGTGCCGCGACCGGCTGCAGGTGGTCGCCATCAACGAGCCGGCGGCGCTCGAGAGCATCGCCTACCTGACCCGTTTCGACTCGACGCACGGCCGCTTCCCCGGGGCGGTCGAGCTGCACGGGCAGAACCTGCTGATCGACGGCGACACCATTGCCGTCAGTCACGAAACGACACCGGAGGCGGTGGACTGGCGCGGCCTCGGCATCGATCTCGTCGTCGAATGCTCCGGCCGCTACAGCACGCGCGCCGAGCTGCAGCGCTTCATCGCCGCCGGCGCGCCGCGCCTGCTGCTGTCGCACCCGGCGAACAGCGCCGCCGACGTCGACGCGACGATCGTCTACGGCATCAACCACGAGACGCTCGCCGGCAGCGAGCGCCTGGTTTCCAACGCCTCGTGCACGACCAACGCCGTCGTGCCGGTCCTCGACCTGCTGGCGCGCGAGATCGGCATCGAGCACGTGCTGCTGACCACGCTGCACTCGGTGATGAACGACCAGCCGCTGGCCGACGGCTACCACCACGCCGACCTGCGCCGCACGCGCTCGGCGATGCAGTCGATCATCCCGGTGTCGACCGGCCTCGCCCGCGGCGTCGAGCGGCTGTTGCCGGCGCTCGCCGGCCGCGTGCAGGCGAAGGCGATCCGCGTGCCGACGGCCAACGTCTCGGCGATCGACATGGTCATCGACGCCGGCCGGCCGGTCACCGCCGACGCGGTCAACGCGCTGCTGGCGGCGGCCACCGCCGGCCCGTGGCGCAAGCTGCTGGCCTACACCGCCGCGCCGCACGCCTCGGTCGACTTCAACCACGACCCGCACTCGGCGATCATCGACGGCAGCCAGACGCGGCTCGCCGGCCAGCACATGCTCAACCTGCTCTTGTGGTTCGACAACGAATGGGGCTTCGCCAACCGCATGCTCGACGTCGCCTGCCACTGGCGGCAGAAGATTTCCTGA
- the tkt gene encoding transketolase has product MDAVQKANSGHPGMPMGMAEIAEVLWRRYLKHNPINPQWADRDRFVLSNGHGSMLLYALLHLTGYDLTIDDLKSFRQFGSRTAGHPEVGHTAGVETTTGPLGQGITNAVGMAIAEKVLAAEFNRPGHAIVDHHTYAFLGDGCLMEGISHEACSLAGTLGLGKLIAFYDDNGISIDGDVEGWFTDDTPKRFEAYGWQVIPDVDGHQAEAIEQALLAARAEAGKPTLICCKTRIGMGSPNKADSHDVHGAPLGEAEIAATRPHINWHHAPFEIPADVYAAWDAKAKGAAAEAEWNRRFAAYAAAFPELAAEFTRRMASELPADWAGASAAAIAGIAAKAENIATRKASQNAIGAFAPLLPELIGGSADLAASNLTLWKGSKGVSKSEGGNYLYYGVREFGMTAIANGLALHGGLIPYTATFLVFSDYARNAIRMAALMKQRQIMVYTHDSIGLGEDGPTHQPVEHVASLRLIPNLDVWRTADATETAVAWAAAIERQNGPSVLALSRQNLPTVTAGVAAETIRRGGYVLSDCAGEAQVVLIATGSEVKLALDAQAALKMDGIAARVVSMPCADVFDRQDADYRASVLGKCQKRIAIEAGHPDLWRKYVGLKGAVIGIDRFGESAPAPKLFEFFGFTVANVVATVKGIL; this is encoded by the coding sequence ATGGACGCCGTGCAGAAGGCCAACTCCGGCCACCCCGGCATGCCGATGGGCATGGCCGAGATCGCCGAAGTGTTGTGGCGCCGCTACCTGAAGCACAACCCGATCAACCCGCAGTGGGCCGACCGCGACCGTTTCGTGCTCTCCAACGGCCACGGCTCGATGCTGCTCTACGCGCTGCTGCACCTGACCGGCTACGACCTCACCATCGACGACCTGAAGAGCTTCCGCCAGTTCGGCTCGCGCACCGCCGGCCACCCGGAAGTCGGCCACACGGCCGGCGTCGAGACGACCACCGGTCCGCTCGGCCAGGGCATCACCAACGCCGTCGGCATGGCCATCGCCGAGAAGGTGCTGGCGGCCGAGTTCAACCGGCCCGGCCACGCCATCGTCGACCACCACACCTACGCCTTCCTCGGCGACGGCTGCCTGATGGAAGGCATCTCGCATGAAGCCTGCTCGCTCGCCGGCACGCTCGGCCTGGGCAAGCTGATCGCCTTCTACGACGACAACGGCATCTCGATCGACGGCGACGTCGAGGGCTGGTTCACCGACGACACGCCGAAGCGTTTCGAAGCCTATGGCTGGCAGGTGATCCCCGACGTCGACGGCCACCAGGCCGAGGCCATCGAACAGGCCCTGCTCGCGGCGCGCGCCGAAGCGGGCAAGCCGACGCTGATCTGCTGCAAGACGCGGATCGGCATGGGCTCGCCGAACAAGGCCGACAGCCACGACGTGCACGGCGCCCCGCTCGGCGAAGCCGAAATCGCCGCGACGCGCCCGCACATCAACTGGCACCACGCGCCGTTCGAGATTCCCGCCGACGTCTATGCCGCCTGGGACGCGAAGGCGAAGGGCGCCGCCGCCGAGGCCGAGTGGAACCGGCGCTTCGCCGCCTACGCCGCGGCCTTCCCCGAGCTCGCCGCCGAATTCACGCGGCGCATGGCCAGCGAACTGCCGGCCGACTGGGCCGGCGCTTCCGCCGCCGCCATCGCCGGCATCGCCGCCAAGGCCGAGAACATCGCCACGCGCAAGGCGTCCCAAAATGCCATCGGCGCCTTCGCGCCGCTCTTGCCGGAACTGATCGGCGGTTCGGCCGACCTCGCCGCGTCGAACCTAACGCTGTGGAAGGGCTCGAAGGGCGTCTCGAAGAGCGAAGGCGGCAACTACCTGTACTACGGCGTGCGCGAATTCGGCATGACCGCGATCGCCAACGGCCTCGCGCTGCACGGCGGCCTGATCCCCTACACCGCGACCTTCCTCGTCTTCTCGGACTACGCGCGCAACGCGATCCGCATGGCGGCGCTGATGAAGCAGCGCCAGATCATGGTCTACACGCACGATTCGATCGGGCTGGGCGAGGACGGCCCGACGCACCAGCCGGTCGAGCACGTCGCCAGCCTGCGCCTGATCCCGAACCTCGACGTCTGGCGCACCGCCGACGCGACCGAGACCGCCGTCGCCTGGGCTGCCGCGATCGAACGCCAGAACGGCCCGAGCGTGCTCGCGCTGTCCCGCCAGAACCTGCCGACGGTCACCGCCGGCGTTGCCGCCGAGACCATCCGCCGCGGCGGCTACGTGCTGTCCGACTGCGCCGGCGAGGCACAGGTGGTGCTGATCGCCACCGGCTCGGAAGTGAAGCTCGCGCTCGACGCGCAGGCCGCGCTGAAGATGGATGGCATCGCCGCCCGCGTCGTCTCGATGCCCTGCGCCGACGTCTTCGACCGCCAGGACGCCGACTACCGCGCCAGCGTGCTCGGCAAGTGCCAGAAGCGCATCGCCATCGAGGCCGGCCACCCCGACCTGTGGCGCAAGTACGTCGGCCTGAAGGGTGCGGTGATCGGCATCGACCGCTTCGGCGAGTCGGCCCCGGCGCCCAAGCTGTTCGAATTCTTCGGTTTCACCGTGGCCAACGTCGTCGCCACGGTCAAAGGCATTCTTTAA
- a CDS encoding NAD(P)/FAD-dependent oxidoreductase: MLRLTELRLPVDHPPEALPAAIARKLGVAPTEIADFTVFKRGYDARKPERLSFIYTVDVAVNSEAAVLKRLANDRHVAPAPDTAYRFVAQAPATLKSRPVVVGFGPCGIFAALLLAQMGFKPIVLERGKAVRERTQDTWGLWRRHVLNPESNVQFGEGGAGTFSDGKLYSQIKDPRFLGRKVMAEFVKAGAPEEILYVSKPHIGTFRLVSMVEKLRAEIVELGGEVRFQQRVTGLDLRDGRVCGVQLAGGETLATDHVVLALGHSARDTFESLFAQGVFMEPKPFSVGFRIEHPQSLIDQARLGPHAGNPLLGAADYKLVHHATNGRAVYSFCMCPGGTVVAATSEPNRVVTNGMSQYSRNERNANAGIVVNVDPADYGGSLANPLAGIAFQRELESRAFELGGGNYDAPAQLVGDFLAGRASTALGAVEPSYKPGVKLTDLATALPPYAIEAMREALPAFGRQIRGFDMADAVLTGVETRTSSPLRITRGEDFQSLNVRGLYPAGEGAGYAGGILSAGVDGIRVAEAVAQDLVRPV, translated from the coding sequence ATGCTGCGACTGACCGAACTCCGCCTGCCCGTTGACCATCCGCCCGAGGCCCTGCCCGCGGCGATCGCCCGCAAGCTCGGCGTGGCGCCGACGGAGATCGCCGACTTCACGGTGTTCAAGCGCGGCTACGATGCGCGCAAGCCGGAGCGGCTGTCGTTCATCTACACCGTCGATGTCGCCGTGAACAGCGAGGCGGCGGTGCTGAAGCGGCTCGCCAACGACCGCCACGTCGCGCCGGCGCCGGACACCGCGTACCGCTTCGTCGCGCAGGCGCCGGCGACCCTGAAGTCGCGGCCGGTCGTCGTCGGCTTCGGCCCCTGCGGCATCTTCGCCGCGCTGCTGCTGGCGCAGATGGGCTTCAAGCCGATCGTGCTCGAACGCGGCAAGGCGGTGCGCGAACGGACGCAGGACACCTGGGGGCTGTGGCGCCGGCACGTGCTCAACCCGGAGTCGAACGTGCAGTTCGGCGAGGGCGGCGCCGGCACCTTCTCGGACGGCAAGCTCTACAGCCAGATCAAGGACCCGCGCTTCCTCGGCCGCAAGGTGATGGCCGAGTTCGTCAAGGCCGGTGCGCCGGAGGAGATCCTCTACGTGTCGAAGCCGCACATCGGCACCTTCCGGCTGGTCAGCATGGTTGAGAAGCTGCGTGCCGAGATCGTCGAACTGGGCGGCGAGGTCCGCTTCCAGCAGCGCGTCACCGGGCTCGACCTCCGCGACGGCCGCGTATGCGGCGTGCAGCTGGCGGGTGGCGAGACCCTTGCCACGGACCATGTCGTGCTCGCGCTCGGCCACAGCGCGCGCGACACCTTCGAGTCGCTCTTCGCGCAGGGCGTGTTCATGGAACCGAAGCCGTTCTCGGTCGGCTTCCGCATCGAGCATCCGCAGTCGCTGATCGACCAGGCGCGCCTCGGCCCGCACGCCGGCAACCCGCTCTTGGGCGCCGCCGACTACAAGCTGGTGCATCACGCGACGAACGGTCGCGCCGTCTACAGCTTCTGCATGTGCCCCGGCGGCACGGTGGTGGCGGCGACCTCGGAGCCGAACCGGGTGGTGACCAACGGCATGAGCCAGTATTCGCGCAACGAGCGCAACGCCAACGCCGGCATCGTCGTGAACGTCGATCCGGCCGACTACGGCGGCTCGCTGGCGAACCCGCTGGCCGGCATCGCCTTCCAGCGCGAGCTCGAATCGCGCGCCTTCGAACTCGGCGGCGGCAACTATGATGCGCCGGCGCAGCTGGTCGGCGACTTTCTCGCCGGCCGGGCATCGACGGCGCTCGGCGCGGTCGAGCCCTCCTACAAGCCGGGCGTGAAGCTGACCGACCTCGCGACGGCGCTGCCGCCGTACGCGATCGAGGCGATGCGCGAGGCGCTGCCGGCGTTCGGGCGGCAGATCCGGGGCTTCGACATGGCCGACGCGGTGCTCACCGGCGTCGAGACGCGCACCTCGTCGCCCTTGCGCATCACGCGCGGCGAGGATTTCCAGAGCCTCAACGTAAGGGGGCTGTACCCGGCCGGCGAAGGCGCCGGCTACGCCGGCGGCATCCTGTCGGCCGGCGTCGACGGGATCAGGGTCGCCGAGGCGGTGGCGCAGGATCTGGTGCGGCCGGTCTAG
- the gap gene encoding type I glyceraldehyde-3-phosphate dehydrogenase, which translates to MGIKVAINGFGRIGRCTLRAIYEQGLQNEFEVVAINASGDLATNAHLLKYDTTHGRFATSVSTEGENTIIIDGKPIAFYSTKDPKGVNWATHGVDVLLECTGAYTTKAKAQALLDQGAKRVLISAPGGDDVDTTIVMGVNEGALKASHTVVSNASCTTNCLAPVAKILADSVGIKQGLMTTIHAYTNDQVTVDVRHKDLRRARAAAANIIPTKTGAAKAVGLVLPQLVGKVDGFALRVPTINVSLVDLTFTAERATTKEEINALMTAAANGPLKGILDVNNEPLVSSDFNHTTVSSTFDATQTRVIKGEDGSVLVKVLAWYDNEWGYSCRMLDAARAWMNAK; encoded by the coding sequence ATGGGTATCAAAGTCGCCATCAACGGTTTCGGTCGGATCGGTCGCTGCACGCTGCGCGCGATCTACGAACAGGGTCTGCAGAACGAGTTCGAGGTCGTCGCGATCAACGCCTCGGGCGACCTGGCGACCAACGCCCACCTCTTGAAGTACGACACCACGCACGGCCGCTTCGCGACCTCGGTGAGCACCGAAGGCGAGAACACGATCATCATCGACGGCAAGCCGATCGCCTTCTACTCGACCAAGGACCCGAAGGGCGTGAACTGGGCGACGCACGGCGTCGACGTGCTGCTCGAGTGCACCGGCGCCTACACCACCAAGGCCAAGGCGCAGGCGCTGCTCGACCAGGGCGCCAAGCGCGTGCTGATCTCAGCGCCGGGCGGCGACGACGTCGACACGACGATCGTGATGGGCGTCAACGAAGGCGCGCTGAAGGCGTCGCACACCGTCGTCTCCAACGCGTCCTGCACGACCAACTGCCTGGCGCCGGTGGCCAAGATCCTGGCCGACAGCGTCGGCATCAAGCAGGGCCTGATGACCACCATCCACGCCTACACCAACGACCAGGTCACCGTCGACGTCCGCCACAAGGACCTGCGCCGGGCGCGGGCCGCCGCCGCCAACATCATCCCGACCAAGACCGGCGCCGCCAAGGCCGTCGGCCTGGTGCTGCCGCAACTGGTCGGCAAGGTCGACGGTTTTGCCCTCCGGGTACCGACGATCAACGTCTCGCTGGTCGACCTGACCTTCACCGCCGAGCGCGCGACGACCAAGGAAGAGATCAACGCGCTGATGACCGCCGCCGCCAACGGCCCGCTGAAGGGCATCCTCGACGTCAACAACGAGCCGCTGGTGTCGTCGGACTTCAACCACACCACCGTCTCGTCGACCTTCGACGCGACGCAGACCCGCGTCATCAAGGGCGAGGACGGCTCGGTGCTGGTCAAGGTGCTGGCCTGGTACGACAACGAGTGGGGCTACTCCTGCCGCATGCTCGATGCCGCGCGCGCCTGGATGAACGCCAAGTAA
- a CDS encoding EAL and HDOD domain-containing protein: MHQASVLAPVHADKSYLFAYQPILDRNRTVVAQEFLYRRQRESGAQIDCPTEATATVIINAFAQYGTSEFLKRRKAFVNVGEDMLLSDMITLLPRSQVVIELLETSPISRELVDRCHKLKAMGFSFALDDFVGVDYYEPLLDVVDIVKVDLLQMAPEQLAATVRRLKRWPVQLLAEKVETVDDFERCKALGFDLFQGYHFARPAPVVGKRADPAKLAVLDLLGKINRDLDDQQLEKAFKENVGLYLNLLRLVNSAAFASQAKITSIRHAITILGRRQLTRWLQLLLFTLEDKGEHPSALFEAAARRGRFMELLMEGLAGFASCKKDQAYMAGVLSMADALLLEPMDKLVAKLCLADEVSLALTDRQGLLGKLLQLCCALETADFDAVDDLALQLRVAPDDVTKAQDQALAWVCQLGYAATG; encoded by the coding sequence ATGCACCAGGCGTCCGTGCTGGCGCCCGTCCACGCCGACAAGAGCTATCTGTTCGCCTATCAGCCGATCCTCGATCGGAATCGGACCGTCGTTGCCCAGGAGTTCCTCTATCGGCGCCAGCGCGAAAGCGGCGCCCAGATCGATTGCCCGACCGAAGCGACCGCGACGGTGATCATCAACGCCTTCGCGCAATACGGCACCAGCGAATTCCTCAAGCGCCGCAAGGCCTTCGTCAATGTCGGCGAAGACATGTTGCTGTCGGACATGATCACGCTGCTGCCGCGTTCGCAGGTGGTCATCGAACTGCTCGAAACCAGCCCGATCAGCCGGGAGCTGGTCGATCGCTGCCACAAGCTCAAGGCCATGGGCTTTTCGTTTGCCCTCGACGATTTCGTCGGTGTCGACTACTACGAACCGCTGCTCGACGTCGTCGATATCGTCAAGGTCGATCTGCTGCAGATGGCGCCCGAGCAACTGGCGGCGACGGTGCGCCGCCTGAAGCGCTGGCCGGTGCAACTGCTGGCCGAGAAGGTGGAAACCGTTGACGATTTCGAGCGCTGCAAGGCGCTCGGTTTCGATCTGTTCCAGGGTTACCACTTTGCCCGGCCGGCGCCGGTCGTCGGCAAGCGGGCCGATCCGGCCAAGCTGGCGGTGCTCGACCTGCTCGGCAAAATCAACCGGGATCTCGACGATCAGCAGCTCGAAAAGGCCTTCAAGGAAAACGTCGGGCTTTACCTGAACCTGTTGCGGCTGGTGAATTCGGCCGCGTTTGCTTCGCAAGCCAAGATCACCTCGATCCGCCACGCCATCACCATCCTCGGGCGTCGCCAGCTGACCCGCTGGTTGCAGCTGCTGCTGTTTACGCTGGAGGACAAGGGTGAGCATCCTTCGGCGCTGTTCGAGGCGGCGGCTCGGCGCGGGCGTTTCATGGAACTGCTGATGGAAGGCCTGGCCGGTTTCGCTTCGTGCAAGAAGGACCAGGCCTACATGGCCGGGGTGCTGTCGATGGCCGATGCCTTGCTGCTCGAGCCGATGGACAAGCTGGTCGCCAAGCTCTGCCTGGCCGACGAGGTGAGTTTGGCGCTGACCGACCGGCAAGGCCTGCTCGGCAAGCTGCTGCAGCTTTGCTGCGCCCTCGAGACCGCCGATTTCGACGCCGTCGACGACCTGGCGCTGCAGCTGCGCGTCGCCCCCGACGACGTCACGAAAGCCCAGGACCAGGCGCTGGCCTGGGTCTGCCAGCTGGGCTACGCGGCAACCGGCTAG
- a CDS encoding class 1 fructose-bisphosphatase, translated as MRRTLSRYLIEEQREKGKINADLRLLIEVVARACKSIAVAIGKGAIGGEGGVLGEAGSDNVQGEAQKKLDVISNEIFLEANEWGGHLAGMASEEMELPHAIPNRYPQGEYLLLFDPLDGSSNIDINVSVGTIFSVLRCPEGADPTADTAFLQPGTKQVAAGYAVYGPTTLLVLTVGDGVACFTLDREQGSFVLTQEHLRIPEDTKEFAINMSNLRHWEPPVRRYVEELLAGKEGPRGKDFNMRWVASMVADVHRIMTRGGIFMYPLDAKIKDKGGKLRLMYEANPMSFIVEQAGGAASTGRQRILEVQPNGLHMRVPVILGSKNEVELVTSYHGT; from the coding sequence ATGCGCCGCACCCTCAGCCGCTACCTGATCGAAGAACAACGCGAAAAGGGCAAGATCAACGCCGACCTGCGCCTGTTGATCGAAGTCGTCGCCCGCGCCTGCAAGAGCATCGCCGTCGCCATCGGCAAGGGCGCCATTGGTGGCGAGGGCGGCGTGCTCGGCGAGGCCGGCAGCGACAACGTGCAGGGCGAGGCGCAGAAGAAGCTCGACGTGATCTCGAACGAGATCTTCCTCGAGGCCAACGAATGGGGCGGCCACCTGGCCGGCATGGCCTCCGAGGAAATGGAACTGCCGCACGCGATCCCCAACCGCTACCCGCAGGGCGAGTACCTGCTGCTGTTCGATCCGCTCGACGGCTCGTCGAACATCGACATCAACGTCTCGGTCGGCACCATCTTCTCGGTGCTGCGCTGCCCGGAGGGCGCCGACCCGACTGCGGATACCGCCTTCCTGCAGCCGGGGACGAAGCAGGTCGCCGCCGGCTACGCGGTCTACGGGCCGACGACGCTGCTGGTGCTGACCGTCGGCGACGGCGTCGCCTGCTTCACGCTCGACCGCGAGCAGGGCTCCTTCGTGCTGACCCAGGAGCACCTGCGGATTCCGGAAGACACCAAGGAATTCGCCATCAACATGTCGAACCTGCGCCACTGGGAGCCGCCGGTGCGGCGCTACGTCGAGGAGTTGCTGGCCGGCAAGGAAGGCCCGCGCGGCAAGGACTTCAACATGCGCTGGGTGGCCTCGATGGTCGCCGACGTGCACCGCATCATGACCCGCGGCGGCATCTTCATGTACCCGCTCGACGCCAAGATCAAGGACAAGGGCGGCAAGCTGCGCCTGATGTACGAGGCCAACCCGATGAGCTTCATCGTCGAGCAGGCCGGCGGCGCCGCCAGCACCGGCCGCCAGCGCATCCTCGAGGTGCAGCCGAACGGCCTGCACATGCGCGTACCGGTGATCCTCGGCTCGAAGAACGAGGTCGAACTGGTCACCTCGTACCACGGCACCTGA
- a CDS encoding phosphoglycerate kinase, producing the protein MNVLKLADLDVKGKRVFIRADFNVPQDDAGNITEDTRIRAALPTLKYCLENGAAVMVTSHLGRPSEGELKPEDTLMPVAVRLGQLLNKPVRLVADWVDGGFKVEPGEIVLLENCRCNKGEKKNSDELAQKMAKLCDIYVNDAFGTAHRAEATTHGIAKFAPVACAGFLMGAEIDALSRALENPKRPLVAIVAGAKVSTKLTILKSLAEKVDQLIVGGGIANTFLLANGKRIGDSLAEPNLVSEAHAIMDIMKERGADVPLPVDVVVADEVSAMARGAKVSVDEVGAHDRILDVGPKTAAKLADIIAHAGTIVWNGPVGVFELDQFAGGTKMLASAIAHSDGFSLAGGGDTLAAIAKFHIADDVDYISTGGGAFLEFLEGKKLPAIEVLESRARG; encoded by the coding sequence ATGAACGTTCTCAAGCTCGCCGACCTCGACGTCAAGGGCAAGCGCGTCTTCATCCGCGCCGACTTCAACGTGCCGCAGGACGACGCCGGCAACATCACCGAAGACACGCGCATCCGCGCCGCGCTGCCGACGCTGAAGTACTGCCTGGAGAACGGCGCCGCGGTGATGGTCACCTCGCACCTCGGCCGCCCGAGCGAAGGCGAGCTGAAGCCCGAGGACACGCTGATGCCGGTCGCCGTGCGCCTCGGCCAGCTGCTGAACAAGCCGGTGCGTCTCGTCGCCGACTGGGTCGACGGCGGCTTCAAGGTTGAACCGGGCGAGATCGTGCTGCTCGAGAACTGCCGCTGCAACAAGGGCGAGAAGAAGAACAGCGACGAGCTGGCGCAGAAGATGGCCAAGCTGTGCGACATCTACGTGAACGACGCCTTCGGCACCGCCCACCGCGCCGAGGCGACGACGCACGGCATCGCCAAGTTCGCGCCGGTGGCCTGCGCCGGCTTCCTGATGGGCGCCGAGATCGACGCGCTGTCGCGCGCGCTGGAGAACCCGAAGCGGCCGCTGGTCGCCATCGTCGCCGGCGCCAAGGTGTCGACCAAGCTGACCATCCTCAAGTCGCTGGCCGAGAAGGTCGACCAGCTGATCGTCGGCGGCGGCATCGCCAACACCTTCCTGCTCGCCAACGGCAAGCGCATCGGCGACTCGCTGGCCGAGCCGAACCTGGTCAGCGAGGCGCACGCGATCATGGACATCATGAAGGAGCGCGGCGCCGACGTGCCGCTGCCGGTCGACGTCGTCGTCGCCGACGAGGTGTCGGCGATGGCGCGCGGCGCCAAGGTGTCGGTCGACGAGGTCGGCGCGCACGACCGCATCCTCGACGTCGGCCCGAAGACGGCGGCCAAGCTCGCCGACATCATCGCCCACGCCGGCACCATCGTCTGGAACGGCCCGGTCGGCGTCTTCGAGCTCGACCAGTTCGCCGGCGGCACCAAGATGCTGGCCTCGGCGATCGCCCACTCCGACGGCTTCTCGCTCGCCGGCGGCGGCGACACGCTGGCGGCGATCGCCAAGTTCCACATCGCCGACGACGTCGACTACATCTCGACCGGCGGCGGCGCCTTCCTCGAATTCCTCGAAGGCAAGAAGCTGCCGGCGATCGAGGTGCTGGAAAGCCGCGCCCGGGGCTGA